In Geobacter anodireducens, a genomic segment contains:
- a CDS encoding flagellar hook-basal body protein FliE — MIDGIESGLGIAQAFPSGAGEAKPGNLAADTGKFFGELVSKVSELQAQSDTAIKGLVSGESKGLHEVMIAMEKSSISFQFLSQVRNKAVEAYQEVMRMQV, encoded by the coding sequence GTGATAGACGGAATCGAGAGCGGATTAGGCATAGCCCAGGCGTTCCCCTCGGGAGCCGGGGAAGCGAAACCCGGCAACCTGGCCGCCGATACCGGCAAATTCTTCGGTGAACTGGTGTCCAAGGTGAGTGAGCTCCAGGCCCAGTCGGACACCGCCATCAAGGGACTCGTGTCCGGCGAATCCAAGGGGCTCCACGAGGTGATGATCGCCATGGAAAAGTCGTCCATCTCGTTCCAGTTCCTGAGCCAGGTGCGGAACAAGGCGGTCGAGGCCTACCAGGAAGTTATGCGGATGCAGGTCTAG
- a CDS encoding flagellar M-ring protein FliF, translated as MPEALNKLIQPFMALPPAKRWVVGGVVGLSVVAFTILILVANRTDYRPLFTNLTSEDAGEIVTKLKEQKVPYRIAADGKAILVPSDKVYDLRLSLASDGLPQGGGVGFEIFDRKNFGMTDFVQKLNYQRALQGELSRTISQISGVEQARVHLVIPEKSLFKEDEKPATASVVLKVKGQRQLRENDVQGIVHLVASAIEGMNPEHVTVLDQKGKLLSKNTPGDATGKMTASMQEVQRAYERSTEERLQSLLDKAVGTGRSVARVSAVFDFRQVERYEEKYDPETVVRSEQRSEEKQDGSTVTGGVPGVQTNLGRAAGQPAGTAGGGSKNDETLNYEVSRATARTIEPVGTLSKVSVAILVDGKYDAAAAGKDGKEAKPKYSPRSPDELQKIDALVKSSVGFNAERGDQVTVVNIPFQDTGDAGAGEADQWWNAPVFLSLLKNGLIGFGFLALLFFVVRPLLKILRPEKSTTFEPIPTAEDALNQIAEIHRLQIGNQTVSQMELINKIKQEPYQAAQIIQNWLRDKGEE; from the coding sequence ATGCCTGAAGCCCTGAACAAACTGATCCAGCCATTCATGGCTCTGCCGCCGGCCAAACGCTGGGTGGTGGGGGGCGTTGTGGGCCTGTCGGTCGTCGCCTTTACCATCCTGATCCTGGTGGCGAACCGGACCGACTATCGCCCCCTCTTCACGAACCTGACGAGCGAGGATGCCGGCGAGATCGTGACCAAGCTCAAGGAGCAGAAGGTCCCCTATCGCATCGCCGCCGACGGCAAGGCGATTCTTGTCCCCTCCGACAAGGTGTACGACCTGCGGCTTTCGCTGGCCTCCGACGGCCTGCCCCAGGGAGGTGGGGTCGGGTTCGAGATCTTCGACCGGAAGAATTTCGGCATGACCGATTTCGTCCAGAAGCTCAATTACCAGCGGGCCCTCCAGGGGGAGCTCTCCCGCACCATCAGCCAGATTTCCGGGGTGGAGCAGGCCCGGGTCCACCTGGTGATCCCTGAGAAGTCGCTCTTCAAGGAAGACGAAAAACCGGCCACGGCCTCGGTGGTCCTGAAGGTGAAGGGGCAGCGCCAGCTCCGGGAAAACGACGTGCAGGGTATTGTCCACCTGGTTGCGTCCGCCATCGAGGGGATGAATCCGGAGCATGTGACCGTCCTCGACCAGAAGGGCAAGCTCCTGTCCAAGAACACCCCCGGCGATGCAACCGGCAAGATGACCGCCTCCATGCAGGAGGTCCAGCGGGCCTATGAGCGGAGCACCGAGGAACGCCTCCAGTCGCTGCTGGACAAGGCCGTGGGCACCGGCAGGTCCGTGGCTCGGGTTTCGGCGGTCTTCGATTTCCGCCAGGTGGAGCGCTACGAGGAAAAATACGACCCCGAGACCGTGGTCCGCAGTGAGCAGCGGTCCGAGGAAAAGCAGGACGGCTCGACGGTCACGGGCGGGGTGCCCGGCGTGCAGACCAACCTGGGACGGGCGGCCGGCCAGCCCGCCGGAACCGCCGGAGGCGGCAGCAAGAACGACGAGACCCTCAACTATGAGGTGAGCCGTGCCACCGCCCGCACCATCGAGCCGGTGGGGACCCTCTCCAAGGTTTCGGTGGCGATCCTGGTGGACGGCAAGTACGATGCCGCCGCAGCCGGCAAGGACGGCAAAGAGGCAAAGCCCAAGTACTCGCCCCGTTCGCCGGACGAACTCCAGAAGATCGATGCATTGGTGAAAAGCTCGGTCGGCTTCAATGCCGAGCGGGGCGATCAGGTGACGGTCGTCAATATCCCGTTCCAGGATACGGGCGATGCCGGGGCCGGCGAGGCAGACCAATGGTGGAACGCCCCCGTTTTCCTCTCCCTGCTGAAAAACGGCCTGATCGGCTTCGGCTTCCTGGCGCTTCTCTTCTTTGTGGTGCGGCCGCTCCTGAAGATCCTCAGGCCGGAAAAGAGCACTACCTTCGAGCCGATCCCCACGGCCGAGGATGCCCTCAACCAGATCGCAGAGATCCATCGGCTGCAGATCGGCAACCAGACCGTGAGCCAGATGGAGCTCATCAACAAGATCAAGCAGGAACCCTATCAAGCGGCCCAGATCATCCAGAACTGGCTGCGAGACAAGGGTGAGGAATAG
- a CDS encoding flagellar motor switch protein FliG: MTGTDKAAILLLYLGPEATSKVFEHLDDDEIKKISKSMATLGHVPRNVIQDVVTEYTSLTNPETGIFSQGEEFVRKILEQTLGPQKAEILLKELQSSSFGDMVDVLANLDAKTIANFLSQEHPQTIAVILAKLRAKQTGEIISMLPQGLQAEVVMRIADVDQVSPEILADIDEVIKRELTAMGGVQRYKVGGVEKVVDMFNHLDRSKEKQILEKLDTLNPPLAEVIRKHLFTFEDIFKLDDRSIQAIMREVSNDTLTLAMKTAPDEIKEKIFRNISSRAAEMIKEDLEVMGPVRLSDVEKGQSEIIKIVRRMEEEGKVVLAGRGGDDVLV; the protein is encoded by the coding sequence ATGACCGGAACCGATAAGGCGGCCATACTGCTCCTCTACCTGGGTCCCGAAGCGACCTCGAAGGTATTCGAGCACCTGGACGACGACGAGATAAAGAAGATATCCAAGAGCATGGCGACTCTGGGCCATGTGCCGCGCAACGTCATCCAGGACGTGGTGACGGAGTACACCTCCCTCACCAACCCCGAGACGGGCATTTTCTCCCAGGGTGAGGAGTTCGTCCGCAAGATTCTCGAGCAGACCCTGGGGCCCCAGAAGGCGGAGATCCTTCTCAAGGAGCTCCAGTCGTCGAGCTTTGGCGACATGGTCGACGTCCTTGCCAACCTGGATGCCAAGACCATTGCCAACTTCCTCTCCCAGGAGCATCCCCAGACCATCGCCGTCATCCTGGCCAAGCTGAGGGCCAAGCAGACCGGCGAGATCATCTCCATGCTCCCCCAGGGGCTCCAGGCAGAGGTGGTGATGCGGATCGCCGACGTCGATCAGGTCTCACCCGAGATACTTGCCGACATCGACGAGGTCATCAAGCGGGAACTGACCGCCATGGGCGGTGTCCAGCGCTACAAGGTCGGCGGCGTGGAAAAGGTCGTCGACATGTTCAACCACCTGGACCGGAGCAAGGAAAAGCAGATCCTCGAGAAGCTCGATACCCTCAACCCGCCTCTGGCCGAGGTCATCCGCAAGCACCTCTTCACCTTCGAAGACATCTTCAAGCTGGACGACCGCTCCATCCAGGCAATCATGCGGGAGGTTTCCAACGACACCCTGACCCTTGCCATGAAGACCGCGCCGGACGAGATCAAGGAGAAGATCTTCCGCAACATCTCCAGCCGCGCCGCCGAGATGATCAAGGAAGACCTGGAGGTCATGGGGCCGGTCCGCCTGTCGGACGTGGAGAAGGGGCAGTCGGAGATCATCAAGATCGTTCGCCGCATGGAGGAAGAGGGCAAGGTGGTGCTTGCCGGTCGCGGAGGCGACGATGTCCTCGTCTAA
- a CDS encoding flagellar assembly protein FliH: MSSSKASRIIKVDQLPPQSIRSYSFGFIAAEAPSELPPEADGFVPCALGAPAPLPGLLLEEEPEPAPVVPFDLEGKVVLAEDELQSRVDEVFRNGMDEGRRQAERGLANVFKSLRDGVAALTGLRSRVMKESEEDLLRLAVMIARKIVQREVAQDPQVLAAIVAAAVGGCTERDRVVVRLNPDDYAQVSVNRQAFLEGLGEESAITLAPDETIGPGGCLVETATGTVDARIEAQLDEIYRSLLEERSAPVEPSSVPDVDSHADLAFGGEETIAPFKGQGAWVKGREERPRDDVQD, encoded by the coding sequence ATGTCCTCGTCTAAGGCTTCCCGCATCATCAAGGTGGACCAGTTGCCGCCCCAGTCCATCCGCAGCTACAGCTTCGGCTTCATTGCCGCTGAAGCGCCGTCGGAACTGCCTCCGGAAGCCGACGGTTTCGTCCCCTGTGCCCTGGGTGCGCCGGCGCCCCTGCCGGGGCTTCTGCTCGAGGAGGAGCCCGAACCGGCGCCGGTCGTCCCGTTCGATCTCGAGGGGAAGGTGGTGCTGGCCGAGGATGAGCTGCAGTCCCGGGTGGACGAGGTCTTCCGCAACGGCATGGACGAGGGGCGCCGCCAGGCGGAACGGGGGCTCGCCAATGTCTTCAAGTCCCTGCGGGACGGAGTCGCCGCCCTGACCGGCCTGCGCAGCCGTGTCATGAAGGAGAGCGAGGAGGATCTGCTGCGGCTCGCGGTGATGATCGCCCGCAAGATCGTCCAGCGGGAGGTGGCACAGGACCCCCAGGTACTGGCGGCCATTGTTGCCGCAGCGGTGGGGGGATGCACCGAGCGGGACCGGGTGGTGGTCCGCCTGAACCCTGACGACTACGCCCAGGTTTCGGTCAACCGCCAGGCGTTCCTTGAGGGGCTCGGCGAGGAATCGGCCATAACCCTCGCCCCCGATGAAACCATCGGCCCGGGGGGATGTCTCGTAGAAACCGCCACCGGCACGGTGGATGCCCGGATCGAGGCCCAACTGGACGAGATCTACCGTTCGCTGCTGGAGGAGCGCAGCGCTCCCGTGGAGCCGTCAAGCGTACCGGATGTTGACTCCCATGCCGACCTCGCCTTTGGCGGCGAGGAGACCATCGCCCCCTTCAAGGGACAGGGCGCCTGGGTCAAGGGACGTGAAGAGAGACCGCGCGACGATGTCCAGGATTGA